In Eretmochelys imbricata isolate rEreImb1 chromosome 4, rEreImb1.hap1, whole genome shotgun sequence, a single window of DNA contains:
- the GASK1B gene encoding Golgi-associated kinase 1B isoform X1, producing the protein MTFLDQPGQIINWFVCLLCTPRVLRLWSGRRPRTRRNLLLGIACVIYLGFLVSQVGHILPQHRGGRQKVSSRSLQDAGQTPFLGIPLDGTFSPPDLQGPQMGGNGTSVPPNVVYITLRSKRSKPTNIRGSVKPKLRKKHAFPLPYGQRFPVGVTGQEEALSQQQGRTRYSMGLMREVVVPETPRHQLKKHWDGEREAVGRGHRRHVGVSGGINVQPKARESNIRIYSERSPSWLSKDDILSMCLLADSRIDSVQEAPSQHGVLLVFERNPSATGAACSQGYCGLIKRPLDMSEVFAFHLDRILGLNKTLPSVSRKSEFIQGGLPCPIILWDSSLAPTNNRTHSSVRLNWGAYQQLLKQKCWQNGKVPKAEWGCTEIHHHEWSKMALFDFLLQVYNRLDRNCCGFKPRKEDSCVQEGLKQKCEDQDSVDLTHIIQRRHDPRHLVFIDNKGFFDRSEDNLDFKILQGIKEFPESAISVLKSQRLREKLLQSLFLDKVYWESQGGRRGIEKLIDVVERRAKILLTYINAHGAKVLPMNE; encoded by the exons ATGACCTTCTTAGATCAGCCAGGCCAAATCATAAActggtttgtttgcttgctgTGCACCCCACGGGTGCTGAGGCTCTGGAGTGGCAGGCGTCCCAGGACCAGGAGGAATCTGCTGCTGGGCATAGCCTGTGTGATATACCTGGGGTTTCTGGTCAGTCAAGTGGGTCACATTTTACCGCAGCACAGAGGGGGACGCCAGAAGGTCAGTTCCAGGAGTCTTCAAGATGCTGGTCAGACACCTTTTCTGGGGATCCCACTGGATGGCACTTTCTCCCCACCTGATCTCCAAGGGCCCCAGATGGGTGGCAATGGGACCTCAGTGCCACCCAACGTGGTGTACATCACACTGCGGTCCAAGCGCAGTAAACCCACCAACATCCGAGGCAGTGTGAAACCCAAGCTGAGGAAGAAGCATGCATTCCCTTTGCCCTATGGGCAGCGCTTTCCAGTAGGTGTCACTGGGCAGGAGGAGGCCTTGTCCCAGCAGCAGGGGCGGACTAGATACTCCATGGGACTAATGAGGGAAGTAGTAGTTCCAGAGACACCAAGGCACCAACTGAAGAAGCACTGGGATGGAGAGAGGGAAGCAGTGGGCAGGGGACACCGGAGACATGTTGGGGTTTCAGGAGGTATAAATGTGCAGCCCAAGGCTCGGGAGAGTAATATCAGGATATACAGTGAGAGGTCCCCCTCTTGGCTGAGCAAAGATGATATCCTAAGCATGTGTTTGCTGGCGGATTCCCGGATAGACAGTGTCCAAGAAGCACCCTCTCAGCATGGAGTCCTACTGGTGTTTGAGAGGAATCCCAGTGCCACAGGAGCAGCCTGCAGTCAAGGGTACTGTGGCCTCATCAAGAGACCCCTTGATATGAGTGAGGTGTTTGCCTTCCATTTAGACAGAATCCTGGGGCTGAACAAGACCTTGCCTTCTGTAAGCAGGAAATCGGAGTTCATCCAAG GTGGTCTGCCATGTCCTATTATTCTCTGGGATTCCTCATTGGCTCCGACAAATAATAGGACCCATTCTTCAGTGAGGCTAAACTGGGGGGCCTATCAGCAGCTATTGAAACAGAAGTGCTGGCAGAATGGCAAAGTGCCCAAAGCTGAGTGGGGCTGTACTGAGATCCATCACCATGAGTGGTCCAAGATGGCACTCTTTGATTTTCTTCTGCAG GTCTACAATCGACTGGACAGAAATTGCTGTGGGTTCAAACCTCGCAAGGAGGATTCCTGTGTTCAGGAAGGACTGAAGCAGAAATGTGAAGATCAAGACTCTGTTGACTTGACACACATTATTCAGAGAAGGCATGACCCTAGGCACTTGGTCTTTATAGATAATAAAGGTTTCTTTGACAGAAGCGAAGACAATCTGGATTTCAAAATATTACAAGGAATCAAAGA GTTCCCTGAATCTGCAATTTCAGTGCTGAAAAGCCAGCGCTTGCGAGAGAAGCTTCTTCAGTCTCTGTTCCTTGACAAAGTATATTGGGAGAGCCAAGGAGGTCGCCGAGGAATTGAAAAACTTATTGATGTGGTAGAAAGGCGTGCCAAAATTCTTCTTACCTATATAAATGCACATGGAGCCAAAGTATTACCCATGAATGAATGA
- the GASK1B gene encoding Golgi-associated kinase 1B isoform X2 gives MTFLDQPGQIINWFVCLLCTPRVLRLWSGRRPRTRRNLLLGIACVIYLGFLVSQVGHILPQHRGGRQKVSSRSLQDAGQTPFLGIPLDGTFSPPDLQGPQMGGNGTSVPPNVVYITLRSKRSKPTNIRGSVKPKLRKKHAFPLPYGQRFPVVVPETPRHQLKKHWDGEREAVGRGHRRHVGVSGGINVQPKARESNIRIYSERSPSWLSKDDILSMCLLADSRIDSVQEAPSQHGVLLVFERNPSATGAACSQGYCGLIKRPLDMSEVFAFHLDRILGLNKTLPSVSRKSEFIQGGLPCPIILWDSSLAPTNNRTHSSVRLNWGAYQQLLKQKCWQNGKVPKAEWGCTEIHHHEWSKMALFDFLLQVYNRLDRNCCGFKPRKEDSCVQEGLKQKCEDQDSVDLTHIIQRRHDPRHLVFIDNKGFFDRSEDNLDFKILQGIKEFPESAISVLKSQRLREKLLQSLFLDKVYWESQGGRRGIEKLIDVVERRAKILLTYINAHGAKVLPMNE, from the exons ATGACCTTCTTAGATCAGCCAGGCCAAATCATAAActggtttgtttgcttgctgTGCACCCCACGGGTGCTGAGGCTCTGGAGTGGCAGGCGTCCCAGGACCAGGAGGAATCTGCTGCTGGGCATAGCCTGTGTGATATACCTGGGGTTTCTGGTCAGTCAAGTGGGTCACATTTTACCGCAGCACAGAGGGGGACGCCAGAAGGTCAGTTCCAGGAGTCTTCAAGATGCTGGTCAGACACCTTTTCTGGGGATCCCACTGGATGGCACTTTCTCCCCACCTGATCTCCAAGGGCCCCAGATGGGTGGCAATGGGACCTCAGTGCCACCCAACGTGGTGTACATCACACTGCGGTCCAAGCGCAGTAAACCCACCAACATCCGAGGCAGTGTGAAACCCAAGCTGAGGAAGAAGCATGCATTCCCTTTGCCCTATGGGCAGCGCTTTCCAGTAG TAGTTCCAGAGACACCAAGGCACCAACTGAAGAAGCACTGGGATGGAGAGAGGGAAGCAGTGGGCAGGGGACACCGGAGACATGTTGGGGTTTCAGGAGGTATAAATGTGCAGCCCAAGGCTCGGGAGAGTAATATCAGGATATACAGTGAGAGGTCCCCCTCTTGGCTGAGCAAAGATGATATCCTAAGCATGTGTTTGCTGGCGGATTCCCGGATAGACAGTGTCCAAGAAGCACCCTCTCAGCATGGAGTCCTACTGGTGTTTGAGAGGAATCCCAGTGCCACAGGAGCAGCCTGCAGTCAAGGGTACTGTGGCCTCATCAAGAGACCCCTTGATATGAGTGAGGTGTTTGCCTTCCATTTAGACAGAATCCTGGGGCTGAACAAGACCTTGCCTTCTGTAAGCAGGAAATCGGAGTTCATCCAAG GTGGTCTGCCATGTCCTATTATTCTCTGGGATTCCTCATTGGCTCCGACAAATAATAGGACCCATTCTTCAGTGAGGCTAAACTGGGGGGCCTATCAGCAGCTATTGAAACAGAAGTGCTGGCAGAATGGCAAAGTGCCCAAAGCTGAGTGGGGCTGTACTGAGATCCATCACCATGAGTGGTCCAAGATGGCACTCTTTGATTTTCTTCTGCAG GTCTACAATCGACTGGACAGAAATTGCTGTGGGTTCAAACCTCGCAAGGAGGATTCCTGTGTTCAGGAAGGACTGAAGCAGAAATGTGAAGATCAAGACTCTGTTGACTTGACACACATTATTCAGAGAAGGCATGACCCTAGGCACTTGGTCTTTATAGATAATAAAGGTTTCTTTGACAGAAGCGAAGACAATCTGGATTTCAAAATATTACAAGGAATCAAAGA GTTCCCTGAATCTGCAATTTCAGTGCTGAAAAGCCAGCGCTTGCGAGAGAAGCTTCTTCAGTCTCTGTTCCTTGACAAAGTATATTGGGAGAGCCAAGGAGGTCGCCGAGGAATTGAAAAACTTATTGATGTGGTAGAAAGGCGTGCCAAAATTCTTCTTACCTATATAAATGCACATGGAGCCAAAGTATTACCCATGAATGAATGA